The Hippocampus zosterae strain Florida chromosome 11, ASM2543408v3, whole genome shotgun sequence genome includes the window ATCTGATCTAAACATTAATGCACCAGATATGGGCGTTGAGACTCCATCGGGTAAAGTCAAGTTCCGAACATTGAAAAAGCCAAAGTTTTGGTTTGCTGGACCCAAGGTGAAAACCCCAAGTGTTGAACTGGATAGTGATGTGAAAGGCCCTGACCTTAGACTTTCTACTTCACAGGCATCACTTCATGGCCCTGATCTGAATTTACCCAAAACTGATGTTGATGTTGAAGTGCCTGATGTAGATGCATCTGGAAAGATCAAATGGCCCACCCTGAAAAAGCCAAAATGGTCCATCTCTAGTCCGAAGGTGAATGGTCCAGATTTAGATGCTCATGTTTCAACACCTGACCTAAGTGTCTCAGCTCCAAAAATCGATGGTGAGCTAAATGCACCAGACCCAAAACTAAAAACTGCTGAATTGAATGGACCCAAGTTAGACATTGATGCCGCTGCTCCATCTGGGAAATTCAAATGGCCCAAGAAACCCAAAATTGGTACACTGAAAGGTCTAAAATCTGACATTGATGGTGATATCAAGGTGCCAGATGTGGATCTCGGGTCACACGATATAGATTTAAAGACACCAAATATTGAAGGCCCAGACCTCAATTTCAGCAGGCCAAATGCTAATATCAGAGGCCCTAATTTGGATGTCCAAACCCCCACTCCAAATGTTGAATCAACGGATGCCAAACTGAAGCAACCAAAAATTAAAATCCCCAAATGGCCAAAAGTCAAAGGCCCCCAGCTTGATACCGATTTAAAAGCTCCAAATATTGATGCCAATGCTGATGTTCCGAACCTAGATGTAAATGCGTCCAGTGTAAATCTAAACGCAGCTGATCTGTTCTTGCCAAAACCAAAGCTTGGAAGTAGTCTTGATACACCAGACATTGATCTGCAGTCTCCAGAGCTTTCAAATGGGCATTACAGGCTTCCACCTGACTTGAATCTTTCAGCTCCCAACATTGATGGTGTTATTGCTGGTCCAGATGTAAGTCTGCCTAAAGCAAATTTAAGTGGCGTACATTTCGATCTACCTGTTAATGACGCAGGCTTACCACGGTTGAATCTTTCTGGCCCTCAAATTACAAGATCAGGCGCTGACATGAATCTGGAAGCACCTGATGTCAGACTCAACAGTCATTTTCCAGGAGTGGAGATCGGCATGCCCACTCCAGAATTTAAAGGCCCGGAGGCACAGTTAAAATCACCAGTTATAGGGTTGGATTCCCAGTCGGGGGACTTTACATTGCCTCATTATAAGCTTCCGAACTTGGATCTTTCAAGCCCTGGAGTAGAACTACCCAGTGTTCCCTCAGTTCAGACTGGACTGGATGCCCCCAAGGTCAACATAGGTACACCTCAAATAGATGCAAACATATCTGTTCCGACAGTAGATTTAATTGGTCCAAATTTAAAAGGTAACATTAAAGGGCCAGAAGTCGATGTGGAGTCTCCTGGTCTTGAAAAGCCCAAATTGCCACATTTCAAGGTTCCAAAACTAAGTTTCTCAGGATCAAAAACTAAAACTGTCAGTCCAAGATTGTCACTTGATGGCGAAATCTCACCTCTCACAGTCTCTTCCCCTGAAATGAGCACCTACACTCCTGAAATAGCAATGAGAGCTGGAGATGCTGAAATCAAAGGGTCACCCAAAAGTAAATTTAAATGGCCCTTTAAGTGGGGATTTAAATCCAACTCAGTGGACAGCGAGGAGTACGAAATCAATGCTGAAGAGGATGCTCCCAAATTCAGAATACACACCTTGCCCAGACCCTGCATCGACACGAAAACAGGAATTCCAGATATCTTTAACCTGTCCAAATTTGACAGTGAGGCCAAGGATTATGTTGTCAGCAGAGGAATCCGTTTACCAGTAGTAAATGCGCCATCAAGAAATGGAGAAAGAGTTGACATCATGGAGCGGTTGAGAATGGCAATGGAAAAAGCACCGTCATCGAACGCCTCGCCAACAGAGGAGAAAAATGTCAGCCTGAACATGGCTAATGCACATTTTCATGCCTCTGGTGAAGCAGGAGACTCCAGTTTCTTTCGAGGAGGGACTTTTAAAGTAGAAAAGCCGGATTTCCCACTGGGCTCAATACATCCCGCAAGTTTAGCCGATGAAACAGATGAAAGTAACAAATTATCATTAGGCCTCTCCAATATGCTTGGACTTAATGTCTAGAAGGCAGATGCTTACTGCTAGGTTGCATAAATCTGACCCCAGCTAAGAGAAGGCAGAATGAATAGAGCTGTTTCTCTAAGCTATGTGCATATCCCCAATatttatatagatatataaggatttgtatcttttttttttcaagattgaTCTGCAGATATGCTTTTCCTTGTGTATCGCGTTTGTCAACACTTAACCGTTTCATTTTCAGACAAGTAACATAATTTCCTTGTTAATGAAGTAACTGTGAATGAATGTAATTGAAATCTTGCGTTCGATAAACACGGcggtatattaaaatatatattcagtGATGATGAAAACAAGCTTGTGTTGTATCAAAAGTTCGCATGAAGTAGAAGGATGCAATATGAATGAAATGAGTTCCTACGGATTTAGAATCGGATCTGCAGGAGTGAAGGTCCGAAATTCCAAATTCAGTGGTGATAcaagtcattttaaaatgaaagctGTGAAATAATATGTTTTGAGTAAAGTACATTTATTTACATATCTACTGATAGgattacacaaaaaaacatcacttctGGTGACTACTTTTACATGGAGTCAATATTCGGGTTAAGGTCAAAATTccgttttctgaaaaaaatcgGAATAATCCGTTATCATACTAGAGTGAATTACTACCGCATTTGAATATCTCGATTTAACGGTGTCGCACGTACAACTATGTGGATTAATTTCAGTTTACTGTCAATAAAACAGATTATATTCATCTCACTCACCAGAAGAATAAAGTAATCGTTTTCTCTTCGTTCCTAAAGTGTGCTGCTTTTCTGTGCGTGGCTGCGTGCGAGTTTCGCCAAGGTTGTTTTGTTTACCTCTGCTTGTGCATTAGGGTCGAATTGCGCCCCAGACGCATGGACTTCTAAACACAcgtatatgtgtatgtgtacagTAGATGCAAACTGTGTCATTTTCACTGTAGAGACAGAGACTAACGTGAAAACGCGGAGAAATGTAAACTCGCCACGTTGAGTAAACGGGATGTTGCGCAAATAAGGACTTCTTGGACTCAAAAGACCGAGAGTCCTTGCGGTTGAGCTTGCGCAGAACACAAACTACCATCCCGTTCAAAGGAGGTTACCGAAAGGCGTATGACCAAATATTCGGGTTAGAAAAAGCACCAACTCTgaggtcattttttaaaaacccatATAAAACTACATGGCCTTTACAAACCCGAAACTGCCAATATTCAGCTTTTCAAAGTGCAATTTGAACAATTTCAGTGATTCATTTTAATGCTAAATGTGAATTGGAGTTTCACGTAACATCCAAGGATGAACTCTGGCTCACTGAAAAAGGTAACATATCCTTTAAACGCCGTTCTTTTAGTAATCTTTATGAACTGCATTAATAATTGAGTCATTCACTTCAAAGAATTAACACATCTCACTCAACATTTCAGACGGTTCAgaaattttatttgattatcCATAGTTTCCTGAGACAAAAATTAAGATGAAgctgtttatttctttgttaTTGGTGTGCAATAAACAGTGGCAAACAATATTATGTAgtccaatgtactgtatatcaaacaGTATGAGAAAAATCATAGAGAAAAAACAGGAGAAAGACCCAGTGGATAATTCGTGAAAGAAGTTAATTTGCTTGCTGCCAGCGTGATGGCCAATCCTTTTCCATCCAGCTCTGCAGCAATCGCAACACGTCGATCCGCTGGTAAAAGCGACACAGTTCAGTGAGCTCGGTGACAGGTTTCTGGTTGTAACGGAGTAGGAACTCCTGGGTGGGGCTGTGGGACAGAGAACCTTGGGTCCGGTACTCCAGCAGGGTGAGCTCGTCGTAGCTCATCCCCCAGCGGCTCGCAAAGTTCTTCCAGTTTTTGACAGTGCAGTGGTTCGGGTCCAGCTTGAGTCGCAATAAGTCCAGAAGATCTTTGTCGTTCAGGAGGTCACTGATCTTGGGAGGAGGTGCAGGAcgacagcatttttcacaagggCTGTTAAGCTGTAATTGGAGTTCTTTGGGGTAGTCTTCTTGGCAGAGACATACAAATGAGGACATATGAAACGAATAGGCTGGATTGGAAAATAAGTATGGTCAAAGAAGAGATCGTGATTTTA containing:
- the si:ch211-125o16.4 gene encoding neuroblast differentiation-associated protein AHNAK isoform X1, which encodes MSADSMSISSQRLVLENAGKGAVVQGMPDGTFIASSGGQADDIVAATIHLDHLSQNEVQNILKALQPYDNNMKVVTKKELSTATSLSSLALDLQDPSEMISGDFNKETDLDTSAEKHLSHLDSLTAKLHGAHVGSEFNGSMGNDLPYVNLTKPSADAGAEFELASHAQVGPGPDDFLATPNVSTPHLNNHSALLDIDKPQVKTSDLRYRAPHFTMPTFDVPAVKTPEVSSDLNLPSVNGETKGLNLSSPKLDMNGKNVDLNGPKVDLNGPGVNIGSPNADISVSSDPFKWPHQKWKLKKPKLPTAKTDLDLGTGLSTPQVDLSAPKVEGGLHAPYIDANLPNADLQGPDLDIQQPEFDGLSGKFVWPHQKWKKLKIKGPKADLDVDTGLHTPSLDLSTPKLESGMNAQLDLPKADLKGPSLDVEAPNLGIDTPSGKKTWHLKLKKPKAPDLKLDTDVTTPDTGLSVLGIDGDINAPNVDMNLTKSDLNINAPDMGVETPSGKVKFRTLKKPKFWFAGPKVKTPSVELDSDVKGPDLRLSTSQASLHGPDLNLPKTDVDVEVPDVDASGKIKWPTLKKPKWSISSPKVNGPDLDAHVSTPDLSVSAPKIDGELNAPDPKLKTAELNGPKLDIDAAAPSGKFKWPKKPKIGTLKGLKSDIDGDIKVPDVDLGSHDIDLKTPNIEGPDLNFSRPNANIRGPNLDVQTPTPNVESTDAKLKQPKIKIPKWPKVKGPQLDTDLKAPNIDANADVPNLDVNASSVNLNAADLFLPKPKLGSSLDTPDIDLQSPELSNGHYRLPPDLNLSAPNIDGVIAGPDVSLPKANLSGVHFDLPVNDAGLPRLNLSGPQITRSGADMNLEAPDVRLNSHFPGVEIGMPTPEFKGPEAQLKSPVIGLDSQSGDFTLPHYKLPNLDLSSPGVELPSVPSVQTGLDAPKVNIGTPQIDANISVPTVDLIGPNLKGNIKGPEVDVESPGLEKPKLPHFKVPKLSFSGSKTKTVSPRLSLDGEISPLTVSSPEMSTYTPEIAMRAGDAEIKGSPKSKFKWPFKWGFKSNSVDSEEYEINAEEDAPKFRIHTLPRPCIDTKTGIPDIFNLSKFDSEAKDYVVSRGIRLPVVNAPSRNGERVDIMERLRMAMEKAPSSNASPTEEKNVSLNMANAHFHASGEAGDSSFFRGGTFKVEKPDFPLGSIHPASLADETDESNKLSLGLSNMLGLNV
- the edaradd gene encoding ectodysplasin-A receptor-associated adapter protein isoform X4 encodes the protein MPSGYLSPSNRIRQPVKDSEECTCPTSTSPAYSFHMSSFVCLCQEDYPKELQLQLNSPCEKCCRPAPPPKISDLLNDKDLLDLLRLKLDPNHCTVKNWKNFASRWGMSYDELTLLEYRTQGSLSHSPTQEFLLRYNQKPVTELTELCRFYQRIDVLRLLQSWMEKDWPSRWQQAN
- the si:ch211-125o16.4 gene encoding neuroblast differentiation-associated protein AHNAK isoform X2, which gives rise to MSISSQRLVLENAGKGAVVQGMPDGTFIASSGGQADDIVAATIHLDHLSQNEVQNILKALQPYDNNMKVVTKKELSTATSLSSLALDLQDPSEMISGDFNKETDLDTSAEKHLSHLDSLTAKLHGAHVGSEFNGSMGNDLPYVNLTKPSADAGAEFELASHAQVGPGPDDFLATPNVSTPHLNNHSALLDIDKPQVKTSDLRYRAPHFTMPTFDVPAVKTPEVSSDLNLPSVNGETKGLNLSSPKLDMNGKNVDLNGPKVDLNGPGVNIGSPNADISVSSDPFKWPHQKWKLKKPKLPTAKTDLDLGTGLSTPQVDLSAPKVEGGLHAPYIDANLPNADLQGPDLDIQQPEFDGLSGKFVWPHQKWKKLKIKGPKADLDVDTGLHTPSLDLSTPKLESGMNAQLDLPKADLKGPSLDVEAPNLGIDTPSGKKTWHLKLKKPKAPDLKLDTDVTTPDTGLSVLGIDGDINAPNVDMNLTKSDLNINAPDMGVETPSGKVKFRTLKKPKFWFAGPKVKTPSVELDSDVKGPDLRLSTSQASLHGPDLNLPKTDVDVEVPDVDASGKIKWPTLKKPKWSISSPKVNGPDLDAHVSTPDLSVSAPKIDGELNAPDPKLKTAELNGPKLDIDAAAPSGKFKWPKKPKIGTLKGLKSDIDGDIKVPDVDLGSHDIDLKTPNIEGPDLNFSRPNANIRGPNLDVQTPTPNVESTDAKLKQPKIKIPKWPKVKGPQLDTDLKAPNIDANADVPNLDVNASSVNLNAADLFLPKPKLGSSLDTPDIDLQSPELSNGHYRLPPDLNLSAPNIDGVIAGPDVSLPKANLSGVHFDLPVNDAGLPRLNLSGPQITRSGADMNLEAPDVRLNSHFPGVEIGMPTPEFKGPEAQLKSPVIGLDSQSGDFTLPHYKLPNLDLSSPGVELPSVPSVQTGLDAPKVNIGTPQIDANISVPTVDLIGPNLKGNIKGPEVDVESPGLEKPKLPHFKVPKLSFSGSKTKTVSPRLSLDGEISPLTVSSPEMSTYTPEIAMRAGDAEIKGSPKSKFKWPFKWGFKSNSVDSEEYEINAEEDAPKFRIHTLPRPCIDTKTGIPDIFNLSKFDSEAKDYVVSRGIRLPVVNAPSRNGERVDIMERLRMAMEKAPSSNASPTEEKNVSLNMANAHFHASGEAGDSSFFRGGTFKVEKPDFPLGSIHPASLADETDESNKLSLGLSNMLGLNV
- the edaradd gene encoding ectodysplasin-A receptor-associated adapter protein isoform X3: MSTLRAYKEPFAERINSEPVEDTDTTTFVAELSLEANYPVQVTDPNDAVTLHLSSMPSGYLSPSNRIRQPVKDSEECTCPTSTSPDYPKELQLQLNSPCEKCCRPAPPPKISDLLNDKDLLDLLRLKLDPNHCTVKNWKNFASRWGMSYDELTLLEYRTQGSLSHSPTQEFLLRYNQKPVTELTELCRFYQRIDVLRLLQSWMEKDWPSRWQQAN
- the edaradd gene encoding ectodysplasin-A receptor-associated adapter protein isoform X1, encoding MSTLRAYKEPFAERINSEPVEDTDTTTFVAELSLEANYPVQVTDPNDAVTLHLSSMPSGYLSPSNRIRQPVKDSEECTCPTSTSPAYSFHMSSFVCLCQEDYPKELQLQLNSPCEKCCRPAPPPKISDLLNDKDLLDLLRLKLDPNHCTVKNWKNFASRWGMSYDELTLLEYRTQGSLSHSPTQEFLLRYNQKPVTELTELCRFYQRIDVLRLLQSWMEKDWPSRWQQAN
- the edaradd gene encoding ectodysplasin-A receptor-associated adapter protein isoform X2; its protein translation is MSTLRAYKEPFAERINSEPVEDTDTTTFVAELSLEANYPVQVTDPNDAVTLHLSSMPSGYLSPSNRIRQPVKDSEECTCPTSTSPEDYPKELQLQLNSPCEKCCRPAPPPKISDLLNDKDLLDLLRLKLDPNHCTVKNWKNFASRWGMSYDELTLLEYRTQGSLSHSPTQEFLLRYNQKPVTELTELCRFYQRIDVLRLLQSWMEKDWPSRWQQAN